The genomic segment TTCGACAGCCGACTTTTTGAAAAATCGATGTGGGCAACGACGGTATCGTATTCGGATTTGAGTGCCAGCATTTCTTCTATTGTCTTTGTTTTTACATTAATCAGCCTGTTGAGGCGGTCCCGTTTGTCGATCATGGGGAAAAGAACAAACTGTACGATGATAAACAGACATAAAAAAGCAGCGGCGGCGCCGATTGCATATTTTTCGCGTTTATTGAGTGTTGCCTTCATATCGTGTTGCCGTTACTTTATCAGGTGTTCCAACATGCTGCGCTGCATCATCCCGGGAGGCCTTTGCATAACGCTCCCGCCTAAAGCTGACACATTCGTAAAAAGTCCTAAATTGCGTCATGCCTGCGAAGACAGGCATCCAGAACCATCTGAAATTACTGGATTCCCGCTTTCGCGGGAATGACGATAAAAGCTCGTTTTCGACTTTTTACGAGACCATCAAAGCTGGAGGTTCAATTTAAAATTTACCCGGTTTTCTGTTTTTTCAATATTGGCCGAATTGATCGTGACCGTTTTAAAAAGTTTGCCGCCCTGCAGCTTTCGCTGAAAATTGTTTACCGAATTAAACGTGTCCGTATAACCAGAGATTTGGACACTGCCCGGTCCAATCACAATCCGATTCAATTCAACATCCACATCATCGGGAATCAACGTGCTGATGTCATAGAGGATGTCAATATTGCGGACGTTTTTTTGCGGAGATTCAGTGGAAATGGTTTGTTTTTTCGTGTTTTGAATTTCCACCCGCATTTGCTGCACCGGGTCCACAATCTTCTGGATATCCGGGAAGGTCGATCTAAAAATTTGGGTTGTCTGGGCATTCAGCCGGTCTACCTTTTTACCCATGAAATAGTTGTCAATAACGATATCCATAAAGGCAAAGGATGCAATTACACCAGCCAGTATCCCGGTCTGAATGAAATATTTTTTGTGCTCAACCCAGAGTTTCCTGGGAGCAAAGGGGCCTTTGCGAAAATTTAAAACCGGAAGACTTTCGAGGTCATTGAGGGCCAGCGCCAAGGCATTGTCCATCCGAAGCGGCTTCCATTCATTCACAGCAATATTTTTTACGGTCACGTCCGACAGCCTTGCCAGGTCCATAGCGGTAACGGGAATTTCCAGGTTTTGGGCAATATTGCCTAAAATGGATTTATCTTCCACTCCGCAACCCGTTATCAAAACACCGCCGGCAATAATCTCCATTTGTAGAATTTCTTTTACAGCGGCAAGGGTCTGCTTGGCGTGATTGCAAATAAGGGTGGCCCTATCTGAACTCCCGGTGCGCAATGAAAAAGAGCGGGCGTAGCAGACCCAGCCTGAAATGATCACAAAAAGTCCGCAATTTTTGAGCCCCATATCTATAAACAAACAGACATCCGGAATCTTTTTTGTTCTGGCAACGTGAAACGCCGTGCTATAGCCGCCCGCAGCCAGCACCGTCGGAACCAGTTTAGACTCGGCGAGTGTTTGCATGAATGATTTCAGTTCGGATGTTTCTGCTGCCGCAGCCAGGAGGCCCGAATGACTGTTTTGATTGCTCAAACCGGGTATGTGAAAGTCGATAATCAGGTCCTCCACAGGGAGCGGTAAGGTGGGCTCAAGCTCATAAGGAAGGATCTGCTTTATTTTTTTGGGCGCCTTAAAAGGGACGCGAATGTTCCGGTAAAATATGTTTTCGGAAGGATAGGCGGCGATACAGCTGGCGCCGGAAATGTCCGCCTGTTTCATCAGGCTGCTGATGCAATCGGAAACACCCTGTTTTATTCCATTCGGTTCCGATATGGGGCTGTACGCGTGTGCTTCGATGGACATCCCCTTTATTTTGCTTTGCAGCAAAACAGCGGTTACGGCCTCTTTACGGATATCGAGCCCCAGAATTTTTCTGCTCATTTCCAAACCTTGTCACATGGTTTATAGAACTGCAGGGTTTAAATTTCATGTAATTCCATATATATTATTTTGTTTGCCAATTCAAGACGCTACATACCCAGCGCCCGGTTTTTTTATCTTTTTCCCTCTCTACGACGGCGGTCACCCTGATTTTCATGTCCTGCAGGCTGGCGTCGGCATCAATTCTGAAGATGTCGCTTTGGGTGGTTATCAGGTCGGGGTCGATTTGAATACCACCGGCGCCGGGAACATTCTGATACCAGTCGGGTCTTGAAAGATCGTGAATATATGCCTGATCATTGGTTTCCAGACGATAGTCATAAATAGCCTGGGCAATTTCCCCGCTGTCGGCCGGCAGCAGGGCCGTCAAGACCGGAAGCTCTGCGGTATTGATATTTATTTTACCCTCAAAGGTGATTTTTTTTTCTTCCGTGCTGGTGATGCCATGAACCGTTACATACTGGGAAATTCCGGGTATCCCCCCGGCACCATTTAAAAGGTCCGTTGTCACCCCCTTGACGAGCGCAAGCTCGCCCAGATGATAAAAGGGTCCGTTTCGACAAGGATAGGGCGGCTGTAGTCCCTGATAATATCCGGATTCGGCGCCGCTCAGGCCGGTGATGGCCTCATCATCGCCCGAGTCGAGCCAGTCCTTGATGGAATTGATAATCGCGTTGGGATCCGTATCTTCCTGGTAACTATCCGGAGCGGGGAGAAGCCTTAAAAACCGGTCCCACAGCTCCCGTTGGGCTTCGTTGAACTGCTGCCCTTCGGGAAATTGAACCAGGGCGTTGATCTGGATTTTAGAGCGTTCATCGGTTATTTTAAACGTAACGGCGCCATTTTCAAATGGGATTTGACGGATTGCTTCATCTATTTTTTCAGGATTGGCCCAGTCTTCCTGCAGGGAGTCCGGGTCCGAATCTGTTCTATCTTTAATCAACATGGCCATGGCGGCATGGACCCCCGAAGCTGCCATGTATGACAGGGTCACCCGGTCGCGGGCGGTGGCCGACACCACCACGGATGTGCGCACCTTGCGGTTCCACTCCAGCACCCCGGCAATAAGCACCGTAATGATGCTGATGGTAATCAAAAGGGCGATGCCGCGGTTATTCGACCATACGGTTTTCTTCATTTTCAAATCTTATTCCGATTTTAGCCGGTATGCCGGCAGGGTCACCAGAGTTGCAAACTGCTGTGAAGATGATCCGTTGCCGAGTTCAAGCTGAATGCCGACCGCCCGGGGAGTGGCGTATTTATACTCGTCGGAATCGGAATCCCAATGATCAGTGTCGGCTCCTTCAGCGTCGTAATAGGTGAATTTCAAAGATTTGAGATTTTCACATAAAACCGGATCGCTGTGTTTTTCCCGGAAGGGTTCATACGGATAGAGGGTGTCGGAGCGGCGCAGGATAAACGTCCCGTTATCGCCGGGCTGAACGTAATAAACGATTTCAGCAATGCCTTCCTGCCGGTTTTTCTCAAAAGCGACATGCGCCAGCGAAGTAAATCGAAGCCTGGAAAAGGATGTACCGCCAATAGTATCCATTTCAGCAAAAAAGCGATAGATATCGGAGGATGCGTCCGGCCCCGGCGGGGTGTATGCCGGTGGGAATGTGACATAGACAGCCTGCAGATCAAAAGTCATCCGGTTGAGACAATTGCGGGCCGGTTCGTATACTGCCATGCCGCTGTCCAAAGCGTCGGTCGAAGAAAATATAAAATTATAGGAACCGAAAATCGTCGTTACGAGCACGCTGAAGATGAAGATCGATATTAAGATTTCGACAAGCGTGAACCCTCTTGAGCAACTCTTTTTTCTTTTGAGAAAATTCGGATTAAAACGTCCGGGTGTCGGCATAGTTGCCAAGTACACGCTTTCGTAAATTCGCTTATGTATTCTACAACCCATATTTTATGACACCTTCCTGAAAAATCCCCCTTGCCCCCTTTGACAAAGGGAGGACGGGAGGGATTTTAGAACGTTAACGTATTTATGAAAATATGTATTAGAAGCCATCTCAAAAATAGAATTTTGGTTCAAGATTAAGGCGGGGCCGAGTTTCAACCCGCCCCGCCTGTTGTCGGGATCTTCGACACGCATACTCAAGTATGTCGAGGACTTGAAACGAGAACCCAACGCAGATATTGGGCCAAAAGGCATTTTTGAGATAGCTTCTATGGTTCCTGCAATATTGAATAAGTTCTTAATGTATAAACGAATTCGTTACGGTTAAACGATATTGTCACCTCTATTTTCTTTAAATCCTTGGCGGCGCTGCCGAATATCTCAGTGCTGACGTCGTCGATAGAGACCTGCCGGCTGTACCCGGGAAATTCATCCCCGAAATCACCGGCTACAGATACCCGCCGACTGTCGGGAAACGCTCCAATTTCTGCCACCGTGCGTTGCGCCAGGAGCGGCGCTGTCGTGTAAAAACGGGCGCTGCCGTTCATGGAAATGGTCTGGGCATGCAGTTTATAAACGCTGATCAGCACGATCGCCATGATGGCCACCGCCACCATGATTTCAAGGAGGGTAAATCCCCGGCAGGATCGAAAGTAAACGGGTCCCCCCGGGAATACGCGCTCAGATTTCAAATCCGACGTATTTTTCATAGAGTTTGACTCCGGAGAGGAACGGTTCGATTAAAAATGACATTTGCTTGCGGCTGCTGTTTTCAATATGGATCATGACCTTGTCGGAATAATCGGCCTTGTAAAAGCTGATTTCAACCTGCCCGCCGGTGATTTTTCCCTTAAACGGAAATTCCATGTCGATAATACGGACATCCTCCGGAAGACTGTAACCGGCATTCTCGGCCGTTTGGCGTTCTTCTTCAGACATGCCGTCGCTGGTTACCCATAATTTGCCGGCATCAAGATCGACATTTAAATTGTAACGTTTCTGATCGCGGACTGCCGCTGCTTTTAAACTTCGGACTGTGGTAATGAGCCAGCGGGAAAATTTTTTGGTATTGTCGGTTAAGACCGTGTCGTGAAACCGGGGAATGGCAAAAAACAACATGATGCTGATGAGCGAGATGACCACCACCAGTTCAATCAGCGTATAACCGCTGTTTTTTTTCGTTAGAGGCATTCGGGTATGGATGATAAAACCGTATTGAGGAAAGGCTACCCTGTTGTTGCAAAAGTCGAGGATGCCCCAGGTCCCCCCGCGTACGGGATTTTCGAAAGGCGTCCAAGGGCTATTCAATTTCCCAACTATTGATGTCCATATTTTTCCCGTCACCGCCGGGGACGCCGTCGGCGCCGTATGAAACAATATCAAACTCGCCGTGAACGCCGGGGGACAGATACACAAAATCGTTTCCCCAGGGGTCTTTGGGCAGCTTGCCTTTTTCCAGATATCCGCCTTCCCGCCATTTGGCGGGGATGTTGCCGGTGGCGGGCTGCTCCACCAGTGCCTGCAGCCCCTGTTCCGTTCCGGGATAGGATCCGTTGTCGAGCTTATAGAGTTTCAGGGCGGTTTCGATGCTTTCAATCTGGATTTTGGCCTTCATCTGCCGGGCTTCATCCGGGCGGCCCATGATCCGGGGAACGATGAGTCCGGCCAGGATGCCCAATATAACGATCACGACCATTATTTCAATCAGCGTAAACCCCCGATTGTTAAATCTGTCAGGTGGATGCTGCGGGTCCATTTCCCCTCCGTAATGGTTCAATTCAAGCATGGGAGCGAGCTAACTTATTTATAGTATTATTAATAGATAATAACCAAAAAAGCAAATAAAACTAATTCGGGAAAAGTCCTGTTTGCCAAGATGGTCTCATTGCTTTTAGGAAAAAGAGGGGACGGTCATGAAATTGTGCGTTTCTAGTCATTTTCTAAAGGAAAATTATTTGCAGTCGCCAACTGCGCTCCCCGTTGCACCGCCCGGCTGACGGCCGACTGGCTGATCCCCAGCTTTGCGGCCACCATAAGGCTGCTGATGCCGAGTTCTTTTACTGCCCAGAAACACAGCAGGCTACGGGCTTTGACGCGATTTGGCTGTTTGCCCGGCAGCAGGATCTCTCCGGCACTCATTTCAAACAACTCGGCAGTGCGATGAACCGCTGTATCAAAGTCATAACCGCGATCAGCAAGCCGGTACTTTCGCACCATCTTTTCTTCCGCCTTGTCCAACACCGATTCGACAAAATCACTGTCGCCCAATATCCGTTCATCGCCTTTCAAGTGCACCCGTCTTCTTCGAGATGATTTGAGACGCTCCCAGCCGCCGGAACTTCTCACCAGCCCGCCGCCGGTTAAGTTCGCATTCCGTCCAAGGCCGACAGCCTTTGAAGCGAAGTTCCGATACTGTCTGCGTGATGCAGTCACGCGTTTGCCGAAAAAAGATAAAATATAGCCCGCATCCTGCCACCGGTTCTTTTCGTAGCCCATCAGGCTGCTATGACCGCAGTAGGGGAATCGATCCAACTCCTCAAGAGTCGTTACGACTTTTGCCCGCAGCGGGTTGAGGTGGATGTATCGCACGAGTTCCAAAAGATAGGAATCTTCCTGGCATAGTATCGACTTGAATCGATTCTGAAACAGATGGCCATGCCGCTGGTGCCGCCGATTGAAGCTGACTGCATAACCGGTTAAAAGGCGTCTCATAATTATAGAGGTCGGGGTTTCGCCGGTTCTGAGCAGCAGGTGAAAGTGGTTCGGCAGCAGCGCCCAGGCAAAACAGGGGGTGTTGGTTTCAGATAGGATTTGGCCGAGGCGATCGACAAAATTGTTCCTGTCGATGTCGTCCCTAAAAATGTCGGTCTTTTCGATGCCGCGGCAGATGATGTGGTGCAGGGCGCCGGCAGCGTCGATGCGGGCTTTACGAGGCATATGAAGCGTCCTTGGCCTTATGAGGTTTGAAAGAAACGCCTAGTCTCAAGACCGTCCCTAAATTGGTGTAACAAATGAAATTTTATGCTTCATCCGTTTCGGATGGAAGTTGTAACAATCTTACATCTTCAAGGTCCACTTCTCTACCTGAAGCCTTTTTTGAGGAAATTAAATCTTCGCGCGAGGCAACGTAAAATGATTGTCCCTGATATTCCATTACCGTGCAATGACTCCAAGCGTCATGGAAAAGCAAGCCGGGGGTCGATGTCTGAACGTCAATGCGAACTCGGTCTTTAAAGATGGTTATTTCATTCGATAGGATGTCATCTGCATTGGTAAGTGCTGCTGTGCCCATACCGGCGTCTAAGAGGGCATCGATCAGGCGTTGAGCATTATCGGGGGTGGATTCGATAAGTACATCTAAGTCAAATGTCGCTCTGGGTATTCCATAAAGGACAGCTGCGATACCGCCGATAACAACATATTTGACTTCATGTTTCTTGAAGGATGAGAACACGTCCTTTAACCGGTTGAGCATCTTTCTTTCCTGCCAAATCAGGTTTTATTTCCAAGGCCAGGTCCGTGTAGCTGCAGAATATTTCCATCCTTTCGGACAGAGGAAGGGATCGGAACCAACGAACTTTAGCTTCTATTGATTCGTCTTTTATGTCATGAGAAATTTTTTTCATATGATTACCTGAATTTTGCATTGTTTTATAAAATCTCGTGCAAGAAAATTTGGTTCTTCTCCAAATTAGTTGGAGAAACTTTGATAAATTTTCAACGTAAAGTACCGCAGGTCATGGAATCCATAAGCTTTACGCTTAATGACCTTTATTTTGTTATTAACCCCTTCGAGTCTGCCGGTACTGATCGGGTAGGCGCAGTGATTTAGAATGCCATATCGATATCGGTTCAGCATCCGGGTAAAGGCATTCACAGAGCGATTGTTTAAGGATTGGGCCAATGCGCACCACGAGTCCAGCGCCTTGGTCGCCCAGGGCCTTGATCGATAAGTCCAGATGTCTTTGAGCTTGTCCTTGAGGATCATGACCGTATTGATGGTTTCGTTAAGCTCAAGCAGTTCTTTAAGGTGTTGTCGCTGCTCCTGAGTTTTGAT from the Desulfobacterales bacterium genome contains:
- a CDS encoding PilN domain-containing protein yields the protein MSRKILGLDIRKEAVTAVLLQSKIKGMSIEAHAYSPISEPNGIKQGVSDCISSLMKQADISGASCIAAYPSENIFYRNIRVPFKAPKKIKQILPYELEPTLPLPVEDLIIDFHIPGLSNQNSHSGLLAAAAETSELKSFMQTLAESKLVPTVLAAGGYSTAFHVARTKKIPDVCLFIDMGLKNCGLFVIISGWVCYARSFSLRTGSSDRATLICNHAKQTLAAVKEILQMEIIAGGVLITGCGVEDKSILGNIAQNLEIPVTAMDLARLSDVTVKNIAVNEWKPLRMDNALALALNDLESLPVLNFRKGPFAPRKLWVEHKKYFIQTGILAGVIASFAFMDIVIDNYFMGKKVDRLNAQTTQIFRSTFPDIQKIVDPVQQMRVEIQNTKKQTISTESPQKNVRNIDILYDISTLIPDDVDVELNRIVIGPGSVQISGYTDTFNSVNNFQRKLQGGKLFKTVTINSANIEKTENRVNFKLNLQL
- a CDS encoding general secretion pathway protein GspK, translating into MKKTVWSNNRGIALLITISIITVLIAGVLEWNRKVRTSVVVSATARDRVTLSYMAASGVHAAMAMLIKDRTDSDPDSLQEDWANPEKIDEAIRQIPFENGAVTFKITDERSKIQINALVQFPEGQQFNEAQRELWDRFLRLLPAPDSYQEDTDPNAIINSIKDWLDSGDDEAITGLSGAESGYYQGLQPPYPCRNGPFYHLGELALVKGVTTDLLNGAGGIPGISQYVTVHGITSTEEKKITFEGKININTAELPVLTALLPADSGEIAQAIYDYRLETNDQAYIHDLSRPDWYQNVPGAGGIQIDPDLITTQSDIFRIDADASLQDMKIRVTAVVEREKDKKTGRWVCSVLNWQTK
- a CDS encoding type II secretion system protein GspJ; protein product: MAVYEPARNCLNRMTFDLQAVYVTFPPAYTPPGPDASSDIYRFFAEMDTIGGTSFSRLRFTSLAHVAFEKNRQEGIAEIVYYVQPGDNGTFILRRSDTLYPYEPFREKHSDPVLCENLKSLKFTYYDAEGADTDHWDSDSDEYKYATPRAVGIQLELGNGSSSQQFATLVTLPAYRLKSE
- a CDS encoding prepilin-type N-terminal cleavage/methylation domain-containing protein gives rise to the protein MKNTSDLKSERVFPGGPVYFRSCRGFTLLEIMVAVAIMAIVLISVYKLHAQTISMNGSARFYTTAPLLAQRTVAEIGAFPDSRRVSVAGDFGDEFPGYSRQVSIDDVSTEIFGSAAKDLKKIEVTISFNRNEFVYTLRTYSILQEP
- a CDS encoding type II secretion system protein, yielding MPLTKKNSGYTLIELVVVISLISIMLFFAIPRFHDTVLTDNTKKFSRWLITTVRSLKAAAVRDQKRYNLNVDLDAGKLWVTSDGMSEEERQTAENAGYSLPEDVRIIDMEFPFKGKITGGQVEISFYKADYSDKVMIHIENSSRKQMSFLIEPFLSGVKLYEKYVGFEI
- the gspG gene encoding type II secretion system major pseudopilin GspG gives rise to the protein MDPQHPPDRFNNRGFTLIEIMVVIVILGILAGLIVPRIMGRPDEARQMKAKIQIESIETALKLYKLDNGSYPGTEQGLQALVEQPATGNIPAKWREGGYLEKGKLPKDPWGNDFVYLSPGVHGEFDIVSYGADGVPGGDGKNMDINSWEIE
- a CDS encoding transposase, with the translated sequence MPRKARIDAAGALHHIICRGIEKTDIFRDDIDRNNFVDRLGQILSETNTPCFAWALLPNHFHLLLRTGETPTSIIMRRLLTGYAVSFNRRHQRHGHLFQNRFKSILCQEDSYLLELVRYIHLNPLRAKVVTTLEELDRFPYCGHSSLMGYEKNRWQDAGYILSFFGKRVTASRRQYRNFASKAVGLGRNANLTGGGLVRSSGGWERLKSSRRRRVHLKGDERILGDSDFVESVLDKAEEKMVRKYRLADRGYDFDTAVHRTAELFEMSAGEILLPGKQPNRVKARSLLCFWAVKELGISSLMVAAKLGISQSAVSRAVQRGAQLATANNFPLEND
- a CDS encoding transposase yields the protein MVANFSRVIDKVRNSEYRKAGKADKAVYKGSRYLLLKNRENIKTQEQRQHLKELLELNETINTVMILKDKLKDIWTYRSRPWATKALDSWCALAQSLNNRSVNAFTRMLNRYRYGILNHCAYPISTGRLEGVNNKIKVIKRKAYGFHDLRYFTLKIYQSFSN